A single Lolium perenne isolate Kyuss_39 chromosome 6, Kyuss_2.0, whole genome shotgun sequence DNA region contains:
- the LOC127308832 gene encoding uncharacterized protein: MGGGAADQGQSCADPPSEPAVLEQRHHSHPPRVLLPRHGLRPESSSLPIPDEILAEIFLRLPTPTDLIRASGACASFRRVAAGRSFVRRFRKLHHPPLLGFLDERGVFLPALPPYPSAPADIAADFSFSFLPAPARDWVVRDSRDGRVLLDRTCPLLKIPFREMVVCDPLHRRFLLLPPIPDDLAATVEDPILTDTSSSEAFLIPRCEDDEEETSFRAIWMSQCQTKLFAFVFSSNTGQWRAVPSRSWNDLLAGLLPIGSAIFYHRECLYGCFYWRTGRSMEMKMLVLDTGMMEFSIVEPLHEFRYSLDVATVEAGKGRLGMFVLADAMCNLSYSTRQNDGGGSSTQWQMEQTVSLGSGYLFSIIGTAERYLFLYRWQSSVSDFRVFAVDIKTFQLQQVCHVPKLCKLDAYINFPPSVLSLPTISSGVENEAEETLEQGCAPSSSA; encoded by the exons atgggcggcggcgcggcggaccAGGGCCAGTCCTGCGCAGACCCTCCCTCGGAGCCGGCCGTCCTCGAGCAGCGGCACCATTCCCATCCTCCTCGCGTGTTGCTACCTCGACACGGCCTGCGGCCGGAATCGTCCTCGCTGCCGATCCCCGACGAGATCCTGGCGGAGATATTCCTCCGGCTGCCCACCCCAACGGACCTCATCCGCGCCTCTGGCGCGTGCGCCTCCTTCCGCCGCGTCGCCGCCGGCCGCTCCTTCGTCCGGCGCTTCCGCAAGCTCCACCACCCGCCTCTCCTCGGCTTCCTCGATGAACGCGGGGTGTTCCTCCCTGCCCTCCCGCCGTACCCCTCCGCGCCGGCAGACATCGCGGCagacttctccttctccttcctccCCGCCCCCGCTCGCGACTGGGTCGTCCGGGACAGCCGCGACGGCCGCGTCCTCCTCGACAGAACCTGCCCGCTGCTCAAAATCCCCTTTCGGGAGATGGTGGTGTGCGACCCCTTGCACAGGCGGTTCCTCCTGCTTCCCCCAATCCCCGACGATCTTGCCGCTACAGTGGAGGACCCAATTCTGACGGACACAAGTTCGTCCGAGGCTTTCCTCATCCCTCGCTGCGAAGACGACGAAGAAGAGACGTCGTTCAGAGCGATCTGGATGTCGCAGTGCCAGACCAAGTTGTTCGCCTTTGTCTTCTCTTCCAACACTGGACAGTGGCGAGCTGTTCCTTCTCGGAGCTGGAACGATTTGCTTGCAGGCTTATTACCGATAGGCAGCGCTATCTTCTACCATCGCGAATGCTTGTATGGCTGCTTTTACTGGAGGACAGGTCGCAGTATGGAAATGAAAATGCTGGTCCTCGACACTGGGATGATGGAGTTCTCCATTGTTGAACCCCTGCATGAATTCAGATACAGCTTGGATGTAGCCACGGTGGAGGCAGGGAAAGGCAGGCTTGGGATGTTTGTGCTTGCAGATGCCATGTGTAACCTCAGTTATAGCACTAGGCAAAATGATGGTGGTGGGAGTTCTACCCAGTGGCAGATGGAGCAAACAGTATCACTGGGTTCTGGGTACTTGTTCAGCATCATAGGCACAGCGGAGAGGTACTTGTTTCTGTATCGGTGGCAAAGCTCAGTTTCCGATTTTCGTGTTTTCGCAGTGGATATCAAAACATTCCAGCTTCAACAAGTGTGCCATGTTCCAAAGCTTTGCAAGCTGGATGCATATATCAACTTCCCACCATCAGTGTTGTCGCTACCGACAATATCAAGTG GTGTTGAGAACGAGGCTGAGGAGACCCTGGAACAGGGCTGCGCTCCAAGTTCAAGCGCATAA
- the LOC127308834 gene encoding uncharacterized protein, whose translation MDEEIVSLPVPDDLLVEIFLRLPTPADILRASATCVSFRRVAAHRSFVRRFRKLHAPPLLGFFDDRVFHPAILPHPSAPAACAFALAADFSFSFLPARTCAWVVQDSCDGHILLKSAETDEAIFSEVLVCDPLHRRYLFVPPVPDDIAASVENPLPIKPRFWCQTFLVPLCDDEDAPATEEMPFRVIRLVLCKTKLFAFVFSSSTGQWRAIPSQGCNNLFAGLLSSGNTVFRFRQYVYGSFYWRTGYAETSMLVLDTRRMEFSIAELPPEAKSSYSLAIAMVEAGKSRPGFFMLKDSGSTLSYCIMQNDAGSLSHWQEEKTISLGRGHYLIGSTERYLLLFRLRSSSDGPGFYTLDVKTFHLEKVCDSSTSSFLNLHAYSNFPPSLLSLPTIPRGVEN comes from the exons ATGGACGAGGAAATAGTCTCTCTGCCGGTCCCCGACGATCTCCTGGTGGAGATCTTCCTCCGGCTGCCGACCCCGGCGGACATCCTCCGCGCCTCCGCCACCTGTGTCTCCTTCCGCCGTGTCGCTGCACATCGCTCCTTTGTTCGGCGATTTCGTAAGCTCCATGCCCCGCCTCTACTTGGCTTCTTTGACGACCGAGTGTTCCACCCCGCCATCCTTCCACACCCCTCCGCGCCGGCAGCATGTGCCTTCGCTCTTGCCGCTGACTTTTCCTTCTCATTCCTCCCCGCCCGCACTTGCGCCTGGGTCGTCCAGGACAGCTGCGACGGCCACATCCTCCTCAAGAGCGCCGAGACTGATGAAGCCATCTTCTCAGAGGTGCTGGTGTGTGACCCCTTGCATCGGCGATACCTCTTCGTTCCCCCAGTCCCAGATGACATAGCCGCTTCCGTGGAGAACCCGCTCCCAATAAAACCCCGGTTCTGGTGCCAGACCTTCCTTGTCCCTCTTTGCGACGATGAGGATGCACCAGCTACGGAAGAGATGCCGTTCAGAGTGATCCGGCTGGTGCTCTGCAAAACTAAGTTGTTCGCCTTTGTCTTCTCTTCCAGCACTGGACAATGGAGAGCCATTCCTTCCCAGGGTTGCAATAATTTGTTTGCTGGCTTGCTATCGTCAGGAAACACTGTGTTTCGCTTTCGCCAATACGTGTATGGATCCTTTTACTGGAGGACAGGTTACGCAGAAACAAGTATGCTGGTGCTCGACACTCGGAGGATGGAGTTCTCGATTGCTGAACTCCCACCTGAAGCCAAATCTTCTTACAGTTTGGCTATAGCCATGGTGGAGGCAGGGAAAAGCAGGCCTGGGTTTTTTATGCTTAAAGATAGCGGATCTACCCTTAGCTATTGCATTATGCAAAACGATGCTGGGAGTTTGAGCCACTGGCAGGAGGAGAAAACAATCTCACTAGGTCGTGGGCACTACCTCATAGGTTCAACTGAGAGGTACTTGCTCCTCTTTAGGTTGCGAAGCTCATCCGACGGGCCAGGCTTTTACACACTGGACGTCAAAACATTCCATCTTGAGAAGGTGTGCGACTCTTCAACGTCTAGCTTCCTTAACCTGCACGCATATAGCAACTTCCCTCCATCATTGTTGTCATTACCGACAATACCACGTG GTGTTGAGAACTAG
- the LOC127308830 gene encoding uncharacterized protein, which yields MEAFAAAAPAAGVFAGAGAAVRPAVTLRRRGSSRGAGRVRLVRARAGGEDGGDLPPLDKWDMMELEFGRFLGEDPKLTLAKILLKKSDPDASSLDVDKLVASKKDRLDVILKEFMEANKQDKASTTEEAVSNPVRAQQPLGVPRPALSKPKLDEASLSLLRPVGSKPKRVEPPLSLQRPAVSNVKVNKPSLTLMRPMGSKPRAQAKLVQDSWPSKESLAAGTESGENGSTSTDDNVDVTLRKPTVHQSEDDEPELKTKPDVNLKMRKDMDEDLSNISLLQKPEATKDTAAALASAGSASIGAGEDTDEREAGLQPSEESLIQQVDTSPLENQSVTSNNFSMQAFLQGRPRKDLSVETLPSQVDAGKNADSDEDKKSFVDDGGNVLASTLEDITESDWARLEHYASTGERVEVELINCSAKGFVVSLDSMIGFLPYRNLATKWKYLAFETWLRRKGGDPSLYKQSMSMEEGSEVNDRSIEEESSSVSEVAHQDQGTLQSRLKFEELLRTYDEEKSKFLSSFIGQRLRVSVVLADRNSKRLFFSMRPKESDELIQKRKSLMARLNVGDIVTCTIKRFVYFGIFVEVEEVPALIQQWEVSWDETLDPSVSYRIGQVVDAKVIQLDFNNSRIFLSLKDVKPSPPVGALEPVIGDEESLDGSLEPAQADFEWPEVDSLIEQLKNIEQVKDVYKGRFFRSPGLAPTFQVYMASLVGRKYKVLARYGNNVQEVMVETSLDKEGLKEAILMCTNRVS from the exons ATGGAagccttcgccgccgccgcccccgcggCCGGCGTGTTCGCGGGAGCCGGCGCCGCCGTGAGACCCGCCGTCACGCTCCGCCGCCGCGGCAGCAGCAGAGGGGCCGGGCGGGTGCGCCTCGTCCGCGCGCGCGCCGGCGGCGAGGACGGAGGGGACCTGCCGCCGCTGGACAAGTGGGACATGATGGAGCTCGAGTTCGGGCGGTTCCTCGGGGAGGACCCCAAGCTCACCCTCGCCAAG ATACTGCTGAAGAAGTCAGACCCAGATGCATCATCCCTCGATGTAGATAAACTAGTTGCCAGCAAAAAGGACAGGTTGGATGTTATTTTGAAGGAGTTCATGGAAGCTAATAAGCAGGACAAGGCTTCCACCACAGAGGAGGCAGTCAGCAATCCAGTGAGAGCCCAACAACCTCTGGGTGTTCCAAGGCCTGCACTGAGCAAACCAAAGCTAGACGAggcttctttgagcttgctacgGCCAGTAGGAAGCAAACCGAAGCGAGTGGAGCCGCCTTTGTCTCTGCAAAGACCAGCAGTGAGCAATGTAAaggtaaataagccttctttgacCTTGATGCGACCAATGGGGAGCAAACCAAGAGCACAAGCAAAGCTGGTGCAAGATAGTTGGCCTAGCAAGGAGAGTTTAGCTGCAGGAACAGAGTCAGGTGAGAATGGAAGCACCTCAACAGATGATAATGTGGACGTCACCCTGCGCAAACCCACCGTGCATCAGAGTGAAGATGATGAACCAGAGCTGAAGACGAAACCAGATGTCAACTTGAAAATGAGGAAAGATATGGATGAGGATTTATCCAACATTTCTCTTCTTCAAAAGCCAGAGGCCACAAAAGATACTGCTGCTGCACTTGCCTCTGCTGGCTCTGCCTCAATTGGCGCTGGAGAGGATACTGATGAACGTGAGGCAG GACTACAACCATCTGAGGAAAGTTTAATTCAACAAGTAGACACTTCTCCTCTGGAGAACCAATCAGTGACCAGCAATAATTTCTCTATGCAAGCTTTCTTGCAAGGAAGGCCGAG GAAAGACCTGTCTGTTGAAACATTGCCATCACAAGTGGATGCTGGGAAAAATGCTGATAGTGATGAAGATAAAAAAAGTTTTGTTGACGATGGAGGGAATGTCTTAGCATCAACATTGGAG GACATCACTGAGAGTGACTGGGCAAGGCTAGAGCATTATGCAAGTACTGGAGAAAGGGTTGAGGTGGAGCTAATTAACTGCAGTGCGAAGGGATTTGTC GTGTCACTCGACTCAATGATAGGTTTCTTACCATATCGTAATCTTGCTACAAAATGGAAATACTTAGCTTTTGAGACTTGGTTAAGAAGGAAGGGTGGTGATCCTTCATTGTATAAGCAGAGTATGAGCATGGAGGAAGGTTCTGAGGTTAATGATAGGAGCATAGAAGAAGAATCTAGCTCAGTTTCAGAAGTAGCTCATCAGGATCAAGGAACTCTGCAGTCTAGGCTGAAGTTTGAAGAACTTCTCCGAACATACGACGAAGAGAAATCCAAGTTCTTATCATCATTCATTGGTCAA AGGCTCCGAGTATCAGTTGTCCTGGCTGACAGGAATTCCAAGCGACTATTTTTCTCTATGAGGCCAAAAGAAAGTGACGAGTTGATTCAGAAAAGGAAAAGTCTGATG GCTAGGCTTAATGTTGGAGATATTGTCACATGCACCATAAAGAGATTTGTTTACTTTGGGATATTTGTTGAG GTTGAAGAAGTTCCCGCACTGATTCAGCAGTGGGAAGTGTCCTGGGATGAGACCTTAGATCCATCAGTTTCATACAGAATTGGTCAG GTTGTTGATGCTAAAGTTATTCAACTGGATTTCAACAATAGCCGCATCTTTTTGTCACTTAAAGATGTAAAG CCAAGTCCGCCAGTAGGGGCCTTGGAGCCAGTCATTGGCGATGAAGAGTCACTTGATGGTTCTCTTGAACCTGCACAGGCAGACTTTGAG TGGCCTGAGGTGGATTCCCTGATCGAGCAGCTGAAAAACATTGAGCAAGTTAAAGATGTGTACAAAGGAAGGTTCTTCCGTAGCCCAGGATTAGCTCCAACGTTTCAG GTATACATGGCATCTTTGGTTGGCCGCAAATATAAGGTCCTTGCCCGGTATGGAAACAATGTGCAAGAG GTGATGGTGGAGACATCATTGGACAAAGAAGGGCTGAAAGAGGCAATTTTGATGTGCACTAATAGAGTGAGCTGA
- the LOC127308831 gene encoding uncharacterized protein has translation MDGGAETRPEPAILGQRRESPPPLLRERHGLQETTALPIPGEILAEIFLRLPTPTDLIRASAACVSFRRVATGGSFLRRFRKLHTPPFLGFLERERKLFHPAAPPHPSAPGASAAALVADFSFSFLPAPASDWLVQDTRDGRVLLDRAPQHDLENRYEVVFPELVVCDPLHRRYLLLPPIPPHLTATVLRPVWIKRHRYCETFLAPAAGDEEVSAAEEMSFSVVWMAHCSDKLSAFAFSSTTGQWRSISSQSWSDLLPGLQWLKGMALFSWRQYAYGCFYWVTDWRELLLVLDTRRMEVSIAEPPPEAIGLAGVDIAFVEAGEGRPGMFVRPSYRNDLKYSVRQHNCGSSGQWQFQRTISLDFDFLVMGSEGRHLFLFQWGSPTRDASCFSLDVETFQLERVFVSDSCRPSGHTYSNFPPSLLSTPRISTGVEEGVEEMLEQGCAASSSA, from the exons ATGGACGGCGGCGCGGAGACTCGACCGGAACCGGCCATCCTCGGGCAGCGACGCGagtctcctcctcctctgctgcgGGAGCGACATGGCCTGCAAGAAACGACCGCGCTGCCGATCCCCGGCGAGATCCTGGCGGAGATCTTCCTCCGGCTGCCCACCCCAACAGACCTTATCCGCGCCTCCGCCGCCTGCGTCTCCTTCCGCCGCGTGGCCACCGGCGGCTCCTTCCTCCGCCGCTTCCGCAAGCTCCACACCCCGCCCTTCCTCGGCTTCCTCGAGCGCGAACGCAAATTGTTCCACCCAGCTGCCCCGCCCCACCCCTCCGCGCCGGGAGCCAGTGCCGCCGCCCTCGTCGCcgacttctccttctccttcctccCCGCCCCCGCCAGCGACTGGCTCGTACAGGACACTCGGGACGGCCGCGTCCTCCTCGACAGAGCCCCCCAGCACGACCTCGAAAACAGATACGAAGTCGTCTTCCCGGAGTTGGTGGTCTGCGACCCCTTGCACCGACGGTACCTCCTGCTTCCCCCAATCCCTCCCCACCTAACCGCTACGGTGCTGCGACCAGTCTGGATAAAACGTCACCGTTACTGCGAGACCTTCCTCGCCCCCGCCGCCGGCGACGAGGAAGTATCTGCAGCCGAAGAGATGTCATTCAGCGTGGTCTGGATGGCGCATTGCTCAGACAAGCTCTCCGCCTTTGCGTTCTCCTCCACCACCGGACAGTGGCGATCCATTTCATCTCAGAGCTGGAGCGATTTGCTTCCTGGCCTGCAATGGCTGAAAGGAATGGCTCTCTTCTCCTGGCGGCAGTACGCTTATGGGTGCTTCTACTGGGTGACAGATTGGAGGGAATTGTTGCTGGTGCTTGACACACGGAGGATGGAGGTCTCCATCGCCGAACCCCCACCCGAAGCCATAGGTTTGGCTGGTGTGGATATAGCCTTTGTAGAGGCAGGGGAAGGCAGGCCCGGGATGTTTGTGCGTCCATCATACAGAAATGACCTCAAGTACAGTGTTAGGCAGCACAACTGTGGGAGCTCTGGCCAGTGGCAGTTCCAGAGAACAATTTCACTGGATTTTGATTTTTTGGTCATGGGTTCAGAGGGGAGGCACTTGTTTCTGTTTCAGTGGGGAAGCCCGACGCGCGATGCCAGCTGTTTTTCACTGGACGTCGAGACATTCCAGCTCGAGAGGGTGTTTGTTTCGGACTCCTGCAGGCCCTCTGGGCACACATATAGCAACTTCCCGCCATCGTTACTGTCTACGCCAAGAATATCAACTG GTGTTGAAGAAGGGGTTGAGGAGATGCTGGAACAAGGCTGTGCTGCAAGCTCAAGCGCATAG